The window TGACGTTCTCGTCATTTGACGATATCCCCGGACTGCTGATTTGGCACTCGCGCGATTTAGTGAACTGGCAGCCGCTTGGCCCGGCGATCGCGACGCCCGTTGACGCGATCTGGGCACCGGATTTGGTGAAACACGACGGCAAATATTATATCTACTTCACCACCAACCGGATTATCGACGCCAAAGGAACGAAAAAGAAAACGCTGTATGTGATTACCGCCGATGATATTCGCGGCCCGTGGACGCCGCCGAAGGATACGGGCTTGAAAAATCCGGCCAGCGATCCCGGTCATGTGGTGGGAGAGGACGGTAAACGTTACATCTTTATGTCTGGCGGCAATCGCGTGCAGTTAACCGATGACGGGCTGTCGACGGTCGGCGACATGGAGGTGGTCTATCAGGGGTGGCAATACCCGGAAGAGTGGGATGTGGAAAGCTTCTCGCAGGAAGGGCCGAAGATGCTGCGCCACGGCGACTATTTCTACATGGTGCTAGCGGAAGGTGGAACGGCGGGGCCGCCGACCGGACACATGGTGATTGCTGCGCGTTCCAAATCGATCAACGGGCCCTGGGAAAATTCCCCGCATAACCCGATTATTCGCACGCAGGATCGTTCAGAAAAGTGGTGGTCACGCGGCCATGCGACGCTGATCGAAGGGCCGGATAAAAACTGGTACATGGTGTATCACGGTTATGAAAACGGCTTTATGACGCTGGGGCGGCAGGCGATGTTGGAGCCGATCGTCTGGGGCAATGATGGCTGGTTTACGTCTGCCGGGTTTGATACCGGTAAACCGATTCGCAAACCGGCAGGGGGCGAAGCGGTGCCGCACGGTATTGGCTGGTCTGATAGCTTTACCGACGAGAAATTTCCGGCTCGCTGGCATTTTTACCGCGCCAATGCGGAAGAACTGAAACGGGTTACGCTCAGCGACGGCAAACTGCATCTTAAGGCAAAAGGCACATCGCCAAAAGACAGTGCGCCGTTGACGATGATCCCCGGCGATCAGGCTTACCAAATTGAGGTTACGGCGAATTTCGCCCCTGGCGCGCAGGCTGGCCTACTGCTGTTCTACAACGCGAAGCTGTATGTCGGGCTGTCGTTTAATCAGGATGGTACTGTCATGCACCGCTATGGGCTGGAAAGGGCGGAGAAGAAACTGCCGCACATTACAGGCAATGAGGTGCAGATTCTGATGAGAAACGATCGCCATATCGTGACGTTTTACACCCGAACGTCGGATCAGGAACCGTGGAAGAAATACCCGGTGCAGATGGAAGTATCCGGCTACCATCACAATGTCGCGTATGACTTCCTCAGCTTACGGCCCGCCTTGTATGCGTCGGGTGAGGGAGACGTGACGTTCAGCAACCTGCGTTATCAGGCGTTGCCTTAACGCTTCAATCCAAAGACGGGCGTGAAATTCCCAGGATGGCAGCCGCATCGGCGCTGCCATCCTGTAGCGCCTGGGTCGGCCCATCATAATAAATCTGTCCGTCCACGATCAGCACCGTACGCTTTGCGATCCGCATGGCATCATCCAGATTGTGAGACACCATCAACAGCGTGAACTCACGCTCCTGACACTCGCTCTCAACCAGATCGAGCATCTCCTGACGCAGCGCCGGATCGAGCGCTGAGAACGGCTCATCCAGCAGCAGAATAGGCTGGTGGCGCACCAAGCAGCGTGCCAGTGCCGCGCGCTGGCGCTGCCCGCCGGAAACCTGCGACGGTAGACGATCCAGAAGATCCGCCAGACCGACCCGATCGGCGATCTGTCGTAGCGTTTCACGCTGTGCGGCACTGAGCCGCAGGCCGGGGTGCAATCCCAGCGCGATGTTTTGCCCAATCGTTAGGTGTGGAAACAGGTTATTTTCCTGAAACAGAATCGAAACTGGCCGTTTAGCGGGAGGCGTCTCGCGGTGAGGTTCACCGTTAAGCCGTAATTCGCCGCTGTCAGCCATCAGGAAACCGGCAATCAGATTCAGCAGCGTACTTTTCCCTGCGCCGCTGGGGCCAAGGATGGCGATGCGTTCGCCCGGTTTGACGTGAAAATCAAAACGCATGGGCAAGTGCTGATAGAAGTAGGTTAATTTCTCAAGCGCGATCATGACGGCCCGCCAGTTTCTCAATCAGGGTAAATAACATGAAGCACAGCAGCATCAACAGCAGTGCTGTGACTGCACCGTCGGCGCTGCGATAGGAACCAATTTGCTGGTACAGATAGAACGGCAGCGTGCGGAACTGCTCATTGCCAAACAGCGCGATGACGCCGAAATCACCGAGCGACAGCACGCAGGCAAAGGCTAATGCTTGTGCTAACGGCTGCTTCAGTGCAGCCAGCTCGATCAGCTTCAGCCGCTGCCAGCCGCGAATATCCAGTGATGCGCAGAGTCGGTTGTAGCGCTCTGCAACGTCCAGCATCGGGTTTTCCAGCACTTTGATCGCATACGGAATTGCCATCAGTGCGTTGGTGAACACCACCAGCGCGTAGGGGGATTGCGGCAAGCCAATGCTGTTATTCAGCAGCAGGAAAAAGCCGGTTGCCAGCACAATACCGGGCATGGCGAGGATGAGCATCCCGCTCAGATTCATCAACTGCCCGTAGAGTGGCTTCTGGCGTAACTTGAGTTCGCGGCTGCTCCAAAGCAGCATCATGGTCAGCACCAGACACAGGAGCCCTGCGCCCAGAGCGATACGCAGCGAGGTAAACAGCGTTTGCCAGAGCACGGGCTGTTGCAGCACGGTAACCAGCGAGCGGTTCACGCCATCAACCACCACGGCCAGCAAGGGAGGAACGACCAGCAGCAACAGCGCGCCAATCAGCAGGCCATCGGTGAGACGGCTTAAAGCGCTATCCTGCGGGTTGCGCCAAGTGAGCTGCTGTGTGCTGCCGACGGGCAGAATACGCCCCAGCCGCTGACTTAGCAGCACCAAACCGAGACAGCAAACCATCTGAATTAACGCCAGCAGCGCCGCGCGACCCGGATCGTAATCAAAGCTTAGTGCCTGATAGATAGCCAGTTCAATCGTGGTCGCCTGCGGGCCGCCGCCCAGTGACAGAACCGTCGCAAAGCTGGCAAAGCAGAGCATAAAAATCAGTGCGCCGGTCGGTAAAATTTGTCGGCGCAGGGCAGGCCATTCCAGCAGGCGGAAATGTTGCCAGCTGTTCATGCCCAGATTTGCAGCCAGTTGGCGTTGCTCGGTAGCAATACCCTCCAGCGACTGCAACAGCAATCGGGTTGCCAGCGGCAGATTGAAGAACACATGCGCCAGCAGGATGCCCTGCAACCCATAGGGTGAAAACGTGTATTTCAGGCCAAACCCGCTCAGTACAGAGGCTAGCCAGCCCTGACGTCCATATACGCTGAGCAGGCCAAAAACGGCAACCAGCACGGGCAGCACCAGCGTCATCGCGCACAGGCGCAGTAGCCAACGGTGGCCGGGAAAACGCCGTCGATACAGCGCTCTGGCGAGAAAAATGGCCGGAACGGTAGAAAACAGCGCAGAGAGAAAGGCTTGCCAGAAGGTGAACCGAATAACATGCCAGAGATAGCTGTCATGCCATAGCGTGCGCCACTGGCTGTCGGGTGCCTGTAACCAGAGTGCACCGAAAGCCAGTGCGGCAACGGAAATTAACAGCGTTGTGGCCAGTAGCCCCGGCCACAGACGTCCGCCGATTAGTGGCTGACGGCGCGTTGCCATGCCTGAATCCACTGCGTCCTTTGGTCAGCGACTTCTTGTGCGCTGAACTGCATGGCTTTTTCCGGCACCGTGAGCGTGGCGAAGCCCGCAGGCAGGTCAGTTTTAACGGCTGGGTACATCCAGTTCGTAGTGGGGATTGCCTGCTGGAAGGTTGGGCTCAGGATGAACTGCATAAAACGTTTTGCCAGTTCGGGATTTTTGCTGGAAGCCAGCTGCCCGGCGATTTCAATTTGCAGATAGTGCCCTTCGCTGAAAGTCGCGGCTGCGTAGTTGTCTTTCTTCTCTTCAATGATGTGGTAGGCCGGTGACGTGGTATAGCTCAGCACCAGATCGGCTTCCCCTTTCAGGAACAGGCCATAGGCTTCGCTCCAGCCTTTGGTGACGGTAACGGTTTTCTTCGCCAGTTTCTGCCAGGCTTGCGGCGCCTCATCGCCGTACACTTTCTGCATCCACAGCAGCAGACCCAGACCCGGTGTGCTGGTACGTGGATCCTGATAGATCACTTTCCACGGCGCGTTGCTATCCACCAATTCATGCAGGCTTTTCGGCGGATTCTTCAGCGTGTCTTTGTTATACACAAAGGCGAAATAGCCATAATCGTAAGGGACGAAAGTCTTATTGCTCCAGCCGCCCGGCACCGTAACGGCGCTGGTGTCCAGATTGTGCGGAGCAAACAGGCCGGTTTGCTCCGCTGCCTGCAACAGGTTGTTGTCCAGCCCCAGAATGATGTCCGCTTTGCTGTTTTTACCTTCCATACGCAGCCGGTTCAGCAGTGAGGCACCATCTTCCAGCGCGACGAAATTCAGTTCGCACTCGCACTCTTTCTCAAAGGCGGTTTTGATGACAGGCCCTGGACCCCATTCGGAAGCGAATGAGTCATAGGTATAAACGGTTAGCGCAGGCTTGGCGAATGCCGAAGCAGAGAGCAGTAACAGGTAAGGCAGGCTGATTTTCAGCACGGTGGCTGAACGCTGTAGTAATTGAT is drawn from Pectobacterium aroidearum and contains these coding sequences:
- the thiB gene encoding thiamine ABC transporter substrate binding subunit, which produces MLKISLPYLLLLSASAFAKPALTVYTYDSFASEWGPGPVIKTAFEKECECELNFVALEDGASLLNRLRMEGKNSKADIILGLDNNLLQAAEQTGLFAPHNLDTSAVTVPGGWSNKTFVPYDYGYFAFVYNKDTLKNPPKSLHELVDSNAPWKVIYQDPRTSTPGLGLLLWMQKVYGDEAPQAWQKLAKKTVTVTKGWSEAYGLFLKGEADLVLSYTTSPAYHIIEEKKDNYAAATFSEGHYLQIEIAGQLASSKNPELAKRFMQFILSPTFQQAIPTTNWMYPAVKTDLPAGFATLTVPEKAMQFSAQEVADQRTQWIQAWQRAVSH
- a CDS encoding family 43 glycosylhydrolase → MGVSRLVGKGVLSGILLMAMGIGQAMACQAGPANEWKRGIEQQRQADLGNGCYLNPIIAGDHPDPTIIKDGDDYYMTFSSFDDIPGLLIWHSRDLVNWQPLGPAIATPVDAIWAPDLVKHDGKYYIYFTTNRIIDAKGTKKKTLYVITADDIRGPWTPPKDTGLKNPASDPGHVVGEDGKRYIFMSGGNRVQLTDDGLSTVGDMEVVYQGWQYPEEWDVESFSQEGPKMLRHGDYFYMVLAEGGTAGPPTGHMVIAARSKSINGPWENSPHNPIIRTQDRSEKWWSRGHATLIEGPDKNWYMVYHGYENGFMTLGRQAMLEPIVWGNDGWFTSAGFDTGKPIRKPAGGEAVPHGIGWSDSFTDEKFPARWHFYRANAEELKRVTLSDGKLHLKAKGTSPKDSAPLTMIPGDQAYQIEVTANFAPGAQAGLLLFYNAKLYVGLSFNQDGTVMHRYGLERAEKKLPHITGNEVQILMRNDRHIVTFYTRTSDQEPWKKYPVQMEVSGYHHNVAYDFLSLRPALYASGEGDVTFSNLRYQALP
- the thiP gene encoding thiamine/thiamine pyrophosphate ABC transporter permease ThiP — its product is MATRRQPLIGGRLWPGLLATTLLISVAALAFGALWLQAPDSQWRTLWHDSYLWHVIRFTFWQAFLSALFSTVPAIFLARALYRRRFPGHRWLLRLCAMTLVLPVLVAVFGLLSVYGRQGWLASVLSGFGLKYTFSPYGLQGILLAHVFFNLPLATRLLLQSLEGIATEQRQLAANLGMNSWQHFRLLEWPALRRQILPTGALIFMLCFASFATVLSLGGGPQATTIELAIYQALSFDYDPGRAALLALIQMVCCLGLVLLSQRLGRILPVGSTQQLTWRNPQDSALSRLTDGLLIGALLLLVVPPLLAVVVDGVNRSLVTVLQQPVLWQTLFTSLRIALGAGLLCLVLTMMLLWSSRELKLRQKPLYGQLMNLSGMLILAMPGIVLATGFFLLLNNSIGLPQSPYALVVFTNALMAIPYAIKVLENPMLDVAERYNRLCASLDIRGWQRLKLIELAALKQPLAQALAFACVLSLGDFGVIALFGNEQFRTLPFYLYQQIGSYRSADGAVTALLLMLLCFMLFTLIEKLAGRHDRA
- the thiQ gene encoding thiamine ABC transporter ATP-binding protein ThiQ — encoded protein: MIALEKLTYFYQHLPMRFDFHVKPGERIAILGPSGAGKSTLLNLIAGFLMADSGELRLNGEPHRETPPAKRPVSILFQENNLFPHLTIGQNIALGLHPGLRLSAAQRETLRQIADRVGLADLLDRLPSQVSGGQRQRAALARCLVRHQPILLLDEPFSALDPALRQEMLDLVESECQEREFTLLMVSHNLDDAMRIAKRTVLIVDGQIYYDGPTQALQDGSADAAAILGISRPSLD